A segment of the Terriglobia bacterium genome:
TCCCGAACTGAAAAACGTCGGCATTGACCAGCGCTTGAACAACCAGGTTCCCCTGGACCTCGTCTTCCGCGACGAGACCGGGAAGACGGTTCGCCTGGGCGACTATTTCGGCCAGAAACCCGTCATCGTCTCCCTGATTTATTTTAACTGCCCGCAGCTCTGCCCCATGGTGGAAAACGGACTTCTGGAGAGTCTCAGGGAGGTCCGGTTCAACATCGGCGATGAGTATAATGTGCTGACGGTCAGCTTTGATCCAAGGGACTCATCCAATCAGGCCTATGCGAAGAGGGCCACGTACCTTTCCATGTACAACCGCAAAGGCGCGGCCGCTGGATGGCACTTCCTGACTGGAGACGAAGGCTCGATCTCCGCGCTGACCAAAGCGCTGGGGTTTCGATATAATTACGATCCCAAAACCGAACAGTTCTCCCATGCCACGGCCATCGTCGTCTTAACGCCTCAGGGCAAGGTTTCGCAGTATCTTTACGGCATTCGATATCCGGCCGGCGCAGTCCGCCTGGCCCTGGTGGAAGCGTCACACGGAAAGATTGGAAATCCCGTCGATGCCATCCTGCTTTATTGCAGCCATTACGATGTGGCCCAGGGGAGATACAGCCTGATCATCTCCCGCGTCCTCTTTATTGGCGGTCTGGCAACCATAATTATTCTGGGCGTGTTGTTACTGGTCCTGTTTCGAAGCAAGCCCTCCAATCAGCGCGGGCAGCTCGCCGCACAGGAGTCTGTACGGGTCGGGAGGTAGAACAATATGTTTCGCGTGAGTGGGCCTGAACTGGAGAGGGTGAAAGAATAAAATGCCACAAGCTTTCCCGTTATTTCCGCAGCAGGCTTCGACCATTGCTCCAGCGGTTGACCACCTTTTTTATTTTCTGACGGCGGTGTCAGTTTTCTTCGGCACGCTCATCTTCCTGCTGATTTTCTATTTCGCTGTCAAATACCGCCGGCGCGCGAATGACGAGGCGCCGCCGAAAAATCAGGTCACTAACAATATTCCGCTTGAGGTCACCTGGACGGTCATTCCCATGATACTGGTCGCCATCATGTATTTCTGGGGCGCCAAAATTTTTGTCAGCAACGCAACACCGCCCAAGGATGCCACGGAAGTGTTCGTCATCGGAAAACAATGGATGTGGCATGTCGAACACACGAATGGGAAGCGCGAAATCAATGCCCTGCACATGCCGGTCGGAGTTCCGGTCAAGCTCACCATGACGTCCCAGGATGTCATCCATGACTTTTCCGTTCCCGCCTTCCGGATGAAGATGGACGTGGTGCCGGGCCGCTACACCACCGAATGGTTCGAAGCGACCAAACCGGGCAAATACCACCTGTTTTGCGATCAATATTGCGGGATGGGGCATTCTTTGATGGCGGGGTGGGTGTACGTCATGACCCAGGAAGATTACCAGAGGTGGCTCAACAGCGGGGTGACAGGCACTACCATGGTCGAAAAGGGCGAAACTCTCTATCATCAGTATGGGTGCATCACCTGCCATGGCACGGGAAAAGGTCCTGCGTTCGTAGGACTCTATGGCAAGCAGGTCAAGCTGTCGGACGGCCAGACGGTGTTGGCTGACGATGCCTATATTCGCCAGTCGATCCTGGACCCGAGCTCCCAGATTGTCAACGGATATCCAGCGATTATGCCCACGTTTAAAGGCCAGGTGACCGAAGAGCAGATCCTGCAGATCACGGCCTACATCAAATCGCTGGCATCAAAAGAAAGGAATTTGGGGACACCATGAGTAGCGCAGAAGTCGCGATTGAGCCGCGCATTCATTACCTGAATGTGGACTACGGCATTAAATCGTGGTTGCTAACCACAGACCACAAGCGGATTGCCTGGCTTTACCTGATGGCAATTACGTTCTTCTTTACCATCGGTGGTGTGGCGGCCACTCTGATGCGGCTGAATTTGCTTGAGCCGCAGGGCCTGCTGCTCGAGCCGGAAACCTACAACAAGCTGTTCAGCATCCACGGGATCATCATGGTCTTTTTCTTCCTGGTGCCCTCGATCCCTGCCGTGCTGGGCAACTTCCTGCTTCCCATGATGCTCGGCGCCCGCGACGTCGCTTTCCCCCGGTTGAACCTGTTGAGCTGGTACATCTTTATGACCGGCGGATCACTGATGGTGTACGCAGTGGTTGCCGGCGGCGTTGATACCGGCTGGACCTTTTATACGCCTTTGAGCAGCCTGTACCTCAACACCCATGTGATGGCCGCCGCTGGCGGCGTGTTTATTGCGGGCTTTTCGTCAATACTTACCGGCCTGAATTTTGTCGTAACCATTCACAAGATGCGCGCCCCCGGCCTGACCTGGTTCCGCCTGCCGCTCTTTGTCTGGTCCATGTATGCGGCCAGCATCATCTTTATCATCGGAACGCCGGTGGTCGCTATTTCCCTCGCCCTGATGGGTATCGAGCGGTTTTTCCATGTCGGTATCTTTGATCCCGCCCTTGGCGGAGATCCCGTCCTCTTCCAGCACCTTTTCTGGTTCTACTCCCATCCCGCCGTGTATGTCATGATTCTGCCGTCAATGGGAGTCATCAGTGAGCTGATCCCCACCTTTTCGAAGAAGAAGATCTTCGGCTACCATTTCGTTGCCTTTTCGAGCATCGCAATCGCCGCGATCGGTTTCCTGGTGTGGGGACACCACATGTTCGTCAGCGGCCAGTCCGTCTATGCCGGCCTGGTGTTCTCTGCCCTCAGCATGGCCGTGGCCATCCCATCCGCAATCAAGGTCTTCAACTGGACAGCGACCCTCTATAAAGGGTCCATTTCCTATGAAGCTCCAATGCTCTATGCGCTTGGTTTCATCGGGCTCTTTACCATCGGCGGGTTGACCGGCCTGTATCTGGCCAGCATGGGACTGGACCAGCACGTTCATGACACTTACTTCGTCATCGCGCATTTCCATTACATCATGGTCGGCGGCGCCGTCATGGGCTACCTGGGAGGGATCCACTACTGGTGGCCCAAAATGACCGGACGCCTGTACCCGGACGGGTGGGCAAGAGTTGCAGCCATCATCATCTTTGTTGGATTCAACCTCACCTTCTTCCCGCAATTCATCCTGGGCTACCTGGGCATGCCCCGCCGGTATGCAGTCTACCCGGCCGAGTTCCACACGCTGAACGTCGTCTCGACTGCCGGAGCTTCAATCCTTGGGCTTGGGTACATCATTCCCCTGATCTATCTGGCATGGTCCGCGCGCTACGGACCCATTGCAGGCCCCAACCCCTGGAAATCGACCGGCCTGGAGTGGACCACCTCCTCTCCACCCATCACGCATAATTTCGAGGAAACGCCGGTCGTCACCGAAGAGCCGTATGGGTATGATCGCCTCGCGGAGGGAATACCAGTTGCATAACACCCAAACCGCCGTTTACGAACAGTTTGATGACCGGACGCAACAACATGAGGCGTCAAGCCTCGGAATGTGGATATTCCTGGCCACGGAAATCATGTTCTTTGGGGCCGTCTTCACATCCTATACGGTCTATCGGAACCTATATACGACGGCTTTTGAGATTGGAAGCCATCACCTGAATACTCCCATCGGGGCCATCAACACGGCTGTTCTTATTTGCAGCAGCTTAACCATGGCCCTGGCGGTCCACGCAGCGCAGACCGGCAAACGCAAGCAACTCATGGCCTACCTTGTGTCAACCATGCTCCTGGGGTGCGTCTTCCTGTTTATAAAGTTCGTGCTGGAGTGGATCCACGATTACAAGGAAGGTTTCGCCCCCGGGCTGCATTGGACATATGCCGGCCCTCACACCAACCAGGTGGCCATGTTCTTTTGCTTTTACTTTATCCTCACCGGTATTCACGCAACCCACATGATTGTAGGCGAAGGAATCATGGTGGTCCTTCTCTATATGGCGTGGAAAGGAAGGTTTTCTGCCGAGCGGTACAACCCCATTGAGATGTTCGGACTTTATTGGCATTTCGTCGATATTATCTGGATATTTCTGTTCCCATTACTGTATTTACTTGGAGCACATTTCTAATGTCAGAACACATCGCGCCGCTGAAACTTTATGCCTTTGTCTTTATCACCCTCCTGATCCTCACCGTGGTGACATGGCAGATTGCGTACATCGATCTTGGCCGCTGGAATACCGTTGTCGCGCTGGTGATCGCCATCGGCAAAGCATCTTTGGTGGCTGCCTTCTTCATGCATCTCCGCTGGAGCGCCTCAATGGTCCGTCTGGTTTTGTTTGCAGCCCTCTTCTGGCTGGCTATTATGATCACGCTGACCGCCGGCGACTTCTTTTCGCGCGGCCATGTGCAGCCATGGCAGGCTTCGACCCAAATTTCGCAGCCCATGCGCTCTGCCACACTGCGCTAGAGCAGCAGGCATATAAGCTTTCACCTGAAAACAGGTCCGCACGGGCAGGCTATTGTCCTTATCGC
Coding sequences within it:
- a CDS encoding SCO family protein; amino-acid sequence: MAVEFIQDRSDAARPGLRGCRPVKLGVIFALCLLIGAVYPSVASGQVSKILQARGFQGPPEGGATAQNSKVVPPELKNVGIDQRLNNQVPLDLVFRDETGKTVRLGDYFGQKPVIVSLIYFNCPQLCPMVENGLLESLREVRFNIGDEYNVLTVSFDPRDSSNQAYAKRATYLSMYNRKGAAAGWHFLTGDEGSISALTKALGFRYNYDPKTEQFSHATAIVVLTPQGKVSQYLYGIRYPAGAVRLALVEASHGKIGNPVDAILLYCSHYDVAQGRYSLIISRVLFIGGLATIIILGVLLLVLFRSKPSNQRGQLAAQESVRVGR
- the coxB gene encoding cytochrome c oxidase subunit II — translated: MPQAFPLFPQQASTIAPAVDHLFYFLTAVSVFFGTLIFLLIFYFAVKYRRRANDEAPPKNQVTNNIPLEVTWTVIPMILVAIMYFWGAKIFVSNATPPKDATEVFVIGKQWMWHVEHTNGKREINALHMPVGVPVKLTMTSQDVIHDFSVPAFRMKMDVVPGRYTTEWFEATKPGKYHLFCDQYCGMGHSLMAGWVYVMTQEDYQRWLNSGVTGTTMVEKGETLYHQYGCITCHGTGKGPAFVGLYGKQVKLSDGQTVLADDAYIRQSILDPSSQIVNGYPAIMPTFKGQVTEEQILQITAYIKSLASKERNLGTP
- the ctaD gene encoding cytochrome c oxidase subunit I, with amino-acid sequence MSSAEVAIEPRIHYLNVDYGIKSWLLTTDHKRIAWLYLMAITFFFTIGGVAATLMRLNLLEPQGLLLEPETYNKLFSIHGIIMVFFFLVPSIPAVLGNFLLPMMLGARDVAFPRLNLLSWYIFMTGGSLMVYAVVAGGVDTGWTFYTPLSSLYLNTHVMAAAGGVFIAGFSSILTGLNFVVTIHKMRAPGLTWFRLPLFVWSMYAASIIFIIGTPVVAISLALMGIERFFHVGIFDPALGGDPVLFQHLFWFYSHPAVYVMILPSMGVISELIPTFSKKKIFGYHFVAFSSIAIAAIGFLVWGHHMFVSGQSVYAGLVFSALSMAVAIPSAIKVFNWTATLYKGSISYEAPMLYALGFIGLFTIGGLTGLYLASMGLDQHVHDTYFVIAHFHYIMVGGAVMGYLGGIHYWWPKMTGRLYPDGWARVAAIIIFVGFNLTFFPQFILGYLGMPRRYAVYPAEFHTLNVVSTAGASILGLGYIIPLIYLAWSARYGPIAGPNPWKSTGLEWTTSSPPITHNFEETPVVTEEPYGYDRLAEGIPVA
- a CDS encoding cytochrome c oxidase subunit 3 family protein, encoding MGMIASRREYQLHNTQTAVYEQFDDRTQQHEASSLGMWIFLATEIMFFGAVFTSYTVYRNLYTTAFEIGSHHLNTPIGAINTAVLICSSLTMALAVHAAQTGKRKQLMAYLVSTMLLGCVFLFIKFVLEWIHDYKEGFAPGLHWTYAGPHTNQVAMFFCFYFILTGIHATHMIVGEGIMVVLLYMAWKGRFSAERYNPIEMFGLYWHFVDIIWIFLFPLLYLLGAHF
- a CDS encoding cytochrome C oxidase subunit IV family protein, producing the protein MSEHIAPLKLYAFVFITLLILTVVTWQIAYIDLGRWNTVVALVIAIGKASLVAAFFMHLRWSASMVRLVLFAALFWLAIMITLTAGDFFSRGHVQPWQASTQISQPMRSATLR